A region from the Oceanidesulfovibrio marinus genome encodes:
- a CDS encoding HAD family hydrolase, producing the protein MGLRAPSSGATPFVAGTQRKNESKRIRVIEPIFISGLLLDLDDTLYAYSPCHEAGLDAALAVLIRKTGRAPDVVADAVVHARKQIHRELFGVAASHNRLLYFQRTLELLAAPRLDAALPAYEAYWTAFLDRMELRPGAMELLTKLPQQCICIVTDLTAHIQHRKLHRLGLLSMIGHLVTSEEVGREKPHPAIFQSALRKLGLPPDGCWVLGDNPAKDLAGAEAAGLSSIWLNIGTAQRDLPVPCLEFSSLLDVARCITHQS; encoded by the coding sequence GTGGGCCTCAGGGCACCGTCGTCTGGTGCAACTCCTTTTGTTGCTGGTACTCAGCGAAAAAATGAAAGCAAAAGGATACGAGTCATAGAACCCATTTTTATTAGTGGTCTTCTTCTCGACCTGGATGACACCCTATATGCTTATTCCCCCTGTCACGAGGCAGGCTTGGATGCAGCTCTTGCCGTATTGATCCGGAAAACTGGTCGGGCCCCCGACGTGGTCGCAGATGCAGTCGTGCATGCCCGCAAGCAGATACACCGCGAGCTTTTCGGCGTTGCGGCCTCGCATAACCGATTGCTTTACTTTCAACGCACGTTGGAGCTGCTGGCCGCCCCAAGACTTGATGCCGCTTTGCCTGCCTATGAGGCGTACTGGACAGCCTTTCTGGACCGGATGGAACTGCGTCCCGGCGCCATGGAGCTACTTACCAAGCTTCCCCAGCAGTGCATATGCATCGTCACGGATCTTACTGCGCACATACAACATCGCAAGTTGCACCGGTTGGGCCTTTTAAGCATGATTGGCCACCTGGTGACCAGCGAGGAAGTAGGGCGGGAAAAGCCGCATCCCGCCATATTCCAGAGTGCACTTCGGAAGCTGGGTCTACCACCGGATGGATGTTGGGTGTTGGGCGATAACCCGGCCAAGGATCTTGCCGGGGCCGAAGCCGCCGGGCTATCATCCATCTGGCTGAATATTGGCACTGCACAGCGGGATCTGCCGGTGCCATGTTTGGAGTTTTCAAGCCTGTTGGATGTGGCCCGTTGCATAACGCACCAGTCGTGA
- a CDS encoding class II aldolase/adducin family protein gives MSKAAGGRFDLVQAGGGNSSFKPTPSTMLIKASGTSLSDMTTGSGYVEVFLPPLLELLEDQTLAQLERRERDQKVAQRLGAAMTTVDAPARPSIETLMHAMLGTYVLHTHPIAVTTVACHPSWRNILASSWPEAMLVPYCTPGLDLALAMRQAREAAAPKAHSTEVFFLQNHGLIVAGEKVEELQKITDRISFQLEAVAGLDLSLYRLAGRVAESITNLGGEPVICQVCRDKEILDIVARRPELLIKRPIFPDQLVYNGICATEVPDLDDTAPLQDYTERFGKTPCVVLHVGHVFLIAPNIRKCQDMESVLKAHLMALESLGPEAQCLCDEELAYLGDYELEKYRKKL, from the coding sequence ATGTCCAAAGCCGCAGGTGGTCGCTTCGACCTGGTGCAGGCCGGTGGAGGGAACTCGTCTTTCAAGCCCACTCCGTCCACCATGCTTATCAAGGCTTCGGGCACGTCTTTGAGCGATATGACCACAGGCTCCGGTTATGTGGAGGTGTTTTTGCCTCCGCTTCTGGAGCTGCTTGAAGACCAGACCCTGGCCCAGCTGGAACGCCGCGAGCGGGATCAGAAGGTGGCGCAACGCTTAGGCGCGGCTATGACGACAGTGGACGCACCCGCCCGGCCTTCCATCGAAACCCTGATGCACGCCATGCTAGGAACGTATGTGCTACACACGCACCCCATCGCCGTGACTACGGTGGCGTGTCATCCAAGCTGGCGGAATATCCTGGCCAGTAGTTGGCCCGAGGCGATGTTGGTACCGTACTGCACACCGGGTTTGGATTTGGCGCTGGCCATGCGCCAGGCCCGGGAGGCGGCTGCTCCGAAAGCTCACAGCACCGAGGTTTTTTTTCTGCAGAACCATGGGCTCATTGTGGCTGGCGAAAAGGTTGAAGAACTCCAGAAAATAACAGACCGTATCTCCTTTCAGCTAGAGGCGGTGGCCGGTCTGGACTTGAGCCTGTACCGCTTGGCCGGCCGGGTGGCGGAAAGCATCACGAACCTGGGAGGGGAGCCGGTGATCTGTCAGGTGTGTCGCGATAAGGAGATACTGGACATCGTGGCGCGGCGGCCGGAGCTGTTGATAAAGCGGCCCATTTTTCCGGACCAGCTGGTATATAATGGCATTTGCGCGACGGAAGTGCCCGACCTGGATGATACGGCGCCTTTGCAGGACTACACCGAGCGCTTCGGCAAGACTCCTTGTGTTGTTCTCCATGTGGGTCATGTTTTTCTGATTGCCCCGAATATTCGCAAGTGCCAGGATATGGAGAGCGTGCTTAAGGCGCACCTTATGGCGCTGGAGTCTCTCGGCCCGGAAGCTCAATGCCTATGCGATGAGGAGCTGGCCTACCTGGGCGATTATGAGCTTGAGAAGTATCGCAAAAAGCTATAG
- a CDS encoding NTP transferase domain-containing protein codes for MHIVIPMSGRGQRFLDAGYTDPKPLIAVDGKPIIEHVVNLFPGEDKMTFICSQDHLQSTRMRSELERIKPGANIIGIAPHKKGPVYAVSQAYDLLEDEEEVIVNYCDFAVYWDYKDFLHHTRSRKAGGAVPAYKGFHPHMLGTTNYAFLRDDRQWMLEIQEKKPFTDDRMQEFASSGTYYFRTGAMVKRYFDELMHRDVNLNGEYYVSMVYNLLVEANIPVSIYNVQHMLQWGTPSDLEEYQGWSDLFADLPNYQPGPETEPGSMNLIPLAGLGSRFSREGYETPKPLIPVSGRPMVVQAAASLPPAERHTFVCRSEHLAEHPLDQALRGAFPDTRIVSLDEVTEGQAITCRLGLREEDFDAPLLIGACDNGMLIDAEAYAVLRADAKVDAIAFSFRGNPTSDRNPHMYGWLDVDADETVLRVSVKEPISDTPLKDHAIVGAFYFRTAGIFLEGLDKLVADNVRINNEFYVDSILQMLVDLDHTVKVFEIDHYVCWGTPDDLRTYEYWQSFFHKCPWHGYTLDKDPFMEQGAIQEYDDRYRGFKQSWE; via the coding sequence ATGCATATCGTCATTCCTATGTCAGGCAGGGGCCAGCGCTTCCTTGATGCCGGGTACACCGATCCCAAACCCCTGATCGCCGTGGACGGCAAGCCCATTATCGAACACGTGGTGAATCTCTTCCCCGGGGAAGACAAGATGACCTTCATCTGCAGCCAGGATCATCTGCAAAGCACCCGCATGCGCTCCGAACTGGAGCGGATCAAGCCCGGGGCCAATATCATAGGTATCGCGCCGCATAAAAAAGGGCCGGTGTATGCCGTCTCCCAGGCGTACGACCTGCTGGAGGACGAAGAAGAGGTCATCGTCAACTACTGTGATTTTGCCGTGTACTGGGATTACAAGGATTTTCTTCACCACACTCGCTCGCGCAAAGCCGGGGGCGCGGTGCCCGCCTACAAGGGATTCCATCCGCACATGCTGGGGACCACTAATTACGCCTTTCTTCGTGATGATCGCCAGTGGATGCTGGAAATACAGGAGAAAAAGCCTTTCACGGACGACCGCATGCAGGAATTTGCATCCAGCGGTACCTATTACTTCCGCACCGGCGCAATGGTTAAGCGCTACTTTGACGAGTTGATGCACCGGGATGTGAATCTGAACGGTGAGTATTACGTCAGCATGGTCTACAATCTGCTGGTGGAGGCGAATATCCCAGTCTCAATCTACAATGTGCAACACATGCTGCAGTGGGGCACGCCCTCGGACCTGGAGGAATACCAGGGCTGGTCCGATCTGTTTGCGGATTTGCCGAATTACCAGCCTGGCCCGGAGACCGAACCCGGCTCCATGAACCTCATACCCTTGGCCGGGCTCGGCAGCCGTTTTTCTCGGGAAGGCTACGAGACGCCCAAACCTCTTATTCCCGTAAGCGGACGGCCTATGGTGGTGCAGGCCGCAGCATCCTTGCCGCCTGCTGAGCGTCACACCTTTGTGTGCCGTAGCGAGCACTTAGCCGAGCACCCCTTGGACCAAGCTCTGCGCGGAGCCTTCCCAGACACCCGGATAGTGAGCTTGGACGAGGTGACCGAGGGCCAAGCCATAACCTGCCGTCTCGGGCTACGGGAAGAAGACTTTGACGCGCCGCTGTTGATTGGCGCTTGTGACAACGGCATGCTGATCGATGCAGAGGCGTATGCGGTTCTGCGTGCTGACGCCAAGGTGGACGCCATCGCCTTCAGCTTCCGTGGTAACCCCACCAGCGATCGCAATCCACATATGTATGGTTGGTTGGACGTCGATGCGGACGAGACCGTTCTCCGGGTGTCTGTTAAGGAACCTATCTCTGATACTCCGCTCAAAGACCACGCCATCGTGGGAGCATTTTATTTCCGCACGGCCGGAATCTTTTTGGAAGGATTGGACAAGCTGGTCGCGGACAACGTCCGCATCAACAACGAGTTCTATGTGGACAGCATCCTACAAATGCTGGTGGACCTCGACCATACGGTAAAAGTTTTCGAGATCGACCACTATGTGTGCTGGGGGACCCCGGACGATTTGCGCACCTACGAATATTGGCAGAGTTTTTTCCACAAGTGCCCCTGGCACGGGTACACTTTGGACAAAGATCCTTTCATGGAGCAAGGGGCGATACAGGAATATGACGACCGCTACAGAGGATTCAAGCAGTCCTGGGAGTAA
- a CDS encoding glycosyltransferase family 2 protein, with translation MKLSLVIPCYNEARNIPLVLKRFAAVLTRKDVELILVNNGSKDDSARVLAEQTPQFPFAKVVTVDVNQGYGFGILSGLQEAQGEFLSWTHADLQTDPRDALRALEVIESSSRPERTFVKGLRKNRPVRDTFFTVGMSIFETLYLRTVLWDINAQPNIFPRSLFAEWQNPPKDFSLDLYALYMAKKQGLDIVRLPVVFPERIHGQSSWDTDLRAKWKFIDRTLRYSIRLKRELL, from the coding sequence ATGAAACTATCGCTCGTCATCCCCTGTTACAACGAGGCCAGGAACATCCCCTTGGTTTTGAAGCGGTTTGCTGCCGTGCTTACCCGGAAGGATGTTGAATTGATACTGGTGAACAACGGCTCCAAGGACGACTCCGCCCGGGTGCTGGCCGAGCAGACCCCGCAATTCCCTTTTGCAAAAGTGGTTACAGTGGACGTCAACCAGGGATATGGGTTTGGCATCCTCAGCGGACTTCAAGAGGCACAGGGCGAGTTCCTTAGCTGGACCCATGCCGACCTGCAGACTGATCCGCGGGACGCGCTCCGCGCACTGGAGGTAATAGAGAGCTCCAGCCGGCCGGAGCGCACCTTTGTCAAGGGACTCAGAAAGAATCGCCCCGTGAGAGACACGTTTTTTACGGTCGGTATGAGCATTTTTGAGACCCTGTATCTACGTACGGTCCTGTGGGACATCAATGCCCAACCCAACATATTTCCTAGGTCTTTATTTGCTGAATGGCAGAATCCGCCCAAGGATTTTTCCCTGGATCTTTACGCGCTTTACATGGCGAAAAAACAGGGCCTCGATATCGTGCGCCTTCCGGTTGTGTTTCCAGAACGTATCCATGGACAGTCCAGCTGGGACACAGACCTGCGCGCCAAATGGAAGTTCATCGATCGTACGCTACGGTACTCTATCCGTCTAAAAAGGGAACTTTTGTAA